In a single window of the Acyrthosiphon pisum isolate AL4f chromosome X, pea_aphid_22Mar2018_4r6ur, whole genome shotgun sequence genome:
- the LOC100569430 gene encoding protein O-mannosyl-transferase 2, protein MTPPKTKRAVHSMQTDESKGDSKWWLVLILLTVLSFGTRLHKVDEPDHVCWDETHFGKMGSWYINRTFFFDVHPPLGKVSVNFILQ, encoded by the exons ATGACACCACCTAAGACAAAAAGGGCTGTTCATTCAATGCAAACAGATGAATCCAAAGG ggATTCAAAATGGTGGTTAGTGCTTATACTATTAACGGTTCTTTCATTTGGGACACGATTACATAAAGTGGACGAGCCAGATCATGTCTG ttgggATGAAACACATTTTGGAAAAATGGGAAGTTGGTACATAaatagaacttttttttttgatgtgcATCCTCCATTGGGCAAGGTAagtgtcaattttattttacaa